A window from Luteibacter flocculans encodes these proteins:
- a CDS encoding asparagine synthase-related protein yields MIKAEISLSDLSFEPTIKQGALFMGASWIRPHTHPLLETVCVRAPEQWFVVVRERKASRDAIHAEAGKLVVEQTDEARFHSLYQESLLWPLDYVMIEVAQAGHRLRVRAGVLGAVPVYARVLDDRVTLTWDSAEFADRPAAIDMEVASHQLALHTLYAARQLYTGVVLLTERASLHVEPGRARFRYPESMAPTTPSPEDGEDALPRFADALQNVLNLRPWLGAASVELSGGMDSATVATALVQWHEHIDSKGILLDGDVRGPQVHRRRLIAERLGLSDRTVDIADYPPNLDLSPSQRPYGFCHDFYLDACAALWDSASVKGRHVMFTGIGGDELFPAYQSEVSESAMAGPAWAKDARSFAEGLLTPRALNAARSRTLFDAPESPVPATSLLAQACRAPDLLAHGQWPVNPLSDPRLTAFCHRLPRSSREGREVMRRYLENHLGADVFPKGYIKETFANVLPPLIARHAKTLAAQLRECALADLGLVDRTAVFKLLETIEQTQEHPATSAFASFLWLERCARQAACG; encoded by the coding sequence GTGATCAAGGCCGAGATATCGCTATCGGATCTGTCGTTCGAACCCACGATCAAACAAGGCGCCCTGTTCATGGGCGCAAGCTGGATCCGACCCCATACCCACCCGTTGCTGGAAACCGTGTGCGTTCGCGCGCCGGAGCAATGGTTCGTGGTGGTCAGGGAGCGAAAGGCATCCCGCGATGCGATCCACGCCGAGGCAGGCAAGCTTGTCGTCGAGCAGACCGACGAAGCCCGCTTCCATTCGCTCTATCAAGAAAGCCTGCTCTGGCCGCTCGACTACGTAATGATCGAAGTCGCGCAAGCCGGCCACCGCCTTCGCGTTCGGGCTGGCGTGCTCGGTGCGGTTCCGGTGTACGCGCGAGTACTCGATGACCGCGTGACCCTCACCTGGGATTCGGCCGAATTCGCCGATCGTCCGGCAGCGATCGATATGGAAGTCGCCAGCCATCAACTGGCGCTGCACACCTTGTATGCCGCGCGACAGCTGTATACGGGCGTGGTGTTGCTGACCGAACGTGCCTCACTGCACGTGGAGCCGGGCAGGGCGCGGTTTCGCTATCCGGAGTCGATGGCGCCCACGACGCCGTCGCCGGAAGACGGCGAGGACGCACTGCCGCGATTCGCAGACGCCTTGCAAAACGTCTTGAACCTGCGTCCCTGGCTGGGTGCCGCGTCGGTCGAATTGAGTGGCGGCATGGACTCCGCGACGGTCGCCACGGCGCTCGTGCAATGGCATGAGCATATCGACAGCAAGGGGATCCTTCTGGACGGCGATGTCCGCGGACCGCAGGTCCATCGACGACGCCTGATCGCCGAACGCCTGGGACTGTCCGACCGGACCGTCGATATCGCCGACTACCCACCGAACCTGGATCTTTCGCCATCGCAGCGCCCGTACGGGTTCTGTCACGATTTCTACCTGGATGCCTGTGCCGCGCTATGGGACTCGGCGTCCGTCAAGGGCCGGCATGTCATGTTCACCGGCATTGGCGGTGACGAACTGTTCCCCGCCTACCAAAGTGAAGTATCCGAAAGCGCCATGGCCGGCCCGGCCTGGGCCAAGGATGCGCGCAGCTTTGCCGAAGGTCTGCTGACGCCGCGAGCACTCAACGCCGCGCGCAGTCGAACGCTCTTCGATGCGCCCGAGAGTCCTGTGCCTGCGACGTCGCTGTTGGCCCAGGCATGCCGTGCGCCGGACCTGCTTGCGCATGGCCAATGGCCCGTCAACCCATTGAGCGATCCGCGTCTCACCGCGTTCTGCCATCGCCTGCCGCGAAGCAGCCGTGAGGGAAGGGAAGTGATGCGCCGCTATCTCGAAAACCATTTGGGCGCCGATGTGTTCCCGAAGGGCTACATCAAGGAAACCTTCGCCAACGTGCTGCCGCCGCTCATCGCACGCCATGCGAAGACACTCGCTGCACAGCTTCGCGAATGCGCTCTGGCGGATCTTGGTCTCGTCGACCGCACCGCGGTATTCAAGCTGCTGGAAACGATCGAGCAGACACAGGAGCACCCGGCGACCTCTGCGTTCGCATCCTTTCTGTGGCTGGAGCGATGCGCGCGACAGGCTGCATGCGGATAA